From Rhineura floridana isolate rRhiFlo1 chromosome 12, rRhiFlo1.hap2, whole genome shotgun sequence:
GCTATCTGATGTGTGGGGCCATCATATGTACTCTACAGACTTAGTTTGCTGGTCACTGCCTCtcccctgggaactatagttatgTGAGAGGGAACTACACATCACTAACTGAACTTCCAGTTTTGtcactaaactacaattcccaggatcttATGCGGGAAGCCTTGAGCATTTTAAGCGTATAAACCAAATATACATGTATAGCATGGACACTTCAATAGCGATGTCTCTGATGAACTCTCCAGTCACCTGTTTCTCATACGCTAACCGTCCAATTTCTTCCAGCTCTGGAATGTAGCCTTTTTCCATCTTCATGACAAAGCAGGCTCGTCGGGAAAAGAGCCTCGTGGCAATGTACCCCTGTCAATGAGCATAATAAGATTAAAATGCTGGCCTTTGTGAGATTCCTTACCCTTGAGATTCATCAGCTCTGACTCTGAACTAAAGAGGCATTTGGAACTAATGTAGCAAGAAAGACTCCTTGTGAGATCATTGACCAATTTTATGAGAGATCTTCAAGTCCATTTGAATGTCCTGCAACCAATTATTTACCTTCATATATTAATTTTACTCTCAAACACTTTGTCAAGAAAGACCCACCCCAATGAATACTGATTTCAAAGGCAATGAAAGGTGACCAGTGATACATTTGTTGaatccacatttcaaatgtgcatCATTCAAATAAAAAATGGCCGTCTTCTGTGTTACAAGCTGTGTTTGtctacaaatttttaaaaaaccaaattatTGGTGGCAAAAGGGGCCTAACTGTCACTTGTGAAAGTGGTTTATGAGACCCTAGGCCCAAGTGCCTCCCCTCCATGTTGTATCAATGGACTCAAAGGGTTCTTTAATGCTGGAAAACCAATATGTAGGTTGAATGTTAAGCTAGTTTATTTTACAGTTTAGAGCAAAGAAAGCCATTCATTCTAAAGTGTGAATGGGTTTGACTGACCTTAAACAAATGCCTCAGAATGTGACTATTCAAGCCAttttttagtttgtacgtcgcctagagtggcttcggccagataggtgacacaaaaattaaatttattattattactattttcatCATATTTTACAATGTCGGTCTGTTTGCCTGTCATCATCTTGAAATAAGCTTATTTTAAATAGATGAtacttggatggatggatggatggatggatggatggatggatgcgcAGTAAGAAAATGTTTCAGCCTAAAATTTAGGTTACTCTAAAACTTGATAATGGAGAATTAAGTGTTGCTGTCTACATAGAACAACCAAATGgtgtaatttatttctttatttgttacctgcatttatattctgcctttcttccatcatggaacccaaggtagcattcatgtggttcccaggcattcTCTCGCCTAGGTACTGACCAACCCTGACCTGCTTGGATTCAGCATGCCTCAGGCCCATAGCCTGCTGTCACCTGGGCTGGTTTTGCAGAAGACTCCAGAGGGGTGTgggttgctttattttatttatttacttatttatatttctatcccacctttcctccaaggagctcaaggtggcatacatgggattctcctccccattttatcctcaaaagagcactgcgaggtaggttaggctgagagacagagactgCCCAaggtccaacaccctaaccattacaccgcaCTGGCTGTCTTGTTCCGAAGAGAAGCAGATCAACTTACATGTTTGTAGTCAAAAATGGTGTCAGAAGAGCAGAGACCTCCGTACACGTGGATATTTGCTACTTGCCTCTCATTATCAATGGTCACTGTTTGCTGGACATAACCACCATTGATGCTTGGGATGCTGTAGGTCTGAGCAGAAAAATATCTGAAATTGTTTAATTTTTGTCTCCTGCTCCTTGCTGAAAAGCATAATATAAGTCAAGGGCATTGCCTGCTGTTTTCAtttgattttttcaaaaagtatAATTCACttcatcttaaaaaaaatcaaattggttAATGAGATTCACTAGAAATACATTAAATTATATAGACAATATATGCCAAAGTAcacagcagcagaacagaaaccatCAAAATCATGGAAAGCTGgaacaaaaatgaaaaacacCAATAATCAACAAAAGAGGCAAATGATCTCTTTTGCAGCACCAGGAAGGAATTGAGCAGCAAAGTAAACTGATTATTGAAAGAACCAAGTTTTAATTGGGCTTCTGGCGGCACCCAGTATTGGGGGGGTGTCAGGTGTCCTCCCTGCAGAGGGCATCCCATAGTGTGAAGGTGTCCACGTCCCAGTGTCCACTTCTTTGGGCAGGACCttggatgcagagcttggaaaagttacttttttgaactacaactcccatcagtcccagccagcatggccactggattgggctgatgagagttgtagttcaaaaaagtaactttcccaagctctgctggaTGTTGTTGAATGGTGTGCTTCAGCAAGTCCATACTGAGTGAGCCAGCCCTTAAGGCAGACAATTTCCCAGTTTAGGGGTTTAAACAGGCAGCATCTTAAACTGGGCTCTGAACCTACAGGTAATCTATGCAGAATGAACAATGCCAGAGTAATATTCCCTAACTGATTACTCTCTGCTAATCATATGGTGGCTGCAATTGTGCACCTGTTGATGTTTGTGGACACTTTTGAATAggagccccacataaagcatattTTAATCATCCAGCCTGAAGCTGAGTAAAGAAAGAATCACTGCAGGCAGATCTGCTCTTCCCTTCTCAGGACAGGGCACAACTGGCAGTGTACTAGCCAAAACTGGGAAAAGGCTTTTCTTGTTGCCTTTGTTATCTGAGCAATGTTATCTGAGCATCTCAAAGCAGTGTCAGATCAAGGAGGCCCCCGTAAGCTGCCTCTGTCTTCACAAGGGGTGTAATGCTCTCCAAAACAAGCTGTGATTCTCAGATTAGCCAATCTATCGGTAAGTCTATTTTATGTGGATTTAGTTTAAATTGCATTTCACTTCCCCTAgtcctgtttttcacagcattttaGGAtttccactgcctctctaggaTTTGATGAGAATGAAAGACCTAGCtggctgggtgtcatcagcatatgatGTACAGGGCATAAATGCAGTGGGATAAATAAAAGTCAACAGTatcacaatttttattttatttgaattatTGTCATGGTGAAAAAGAAATTATTCTGTTTACCTGGTAAGTGGCAAAAGCTGGACACCAGAAGAGCCCCAGAACAGCGACTACTACAGCCTGAAAAATGaggaaaaagcaacatttttgttCAAGATACAGTAGAAGAGCAAATTCACAACTGGAAGCGCCTCCGTTTAAAGCTTTGGTTCTTAGCAGTGAATTCAAGCTAGGTGGGTGGCTTTGAAACCTGTGCTGTCTTAGAAGCCCCTCAAGCCACAAGTAAATGTATGGCAACCCTTGCATCCAGACAAGTACATACACTTTTGCAGTTGCATTCAGCCAACCAGCTGAGACAATTCTGCTGTTTTGGTGCGatgcctttttttatttttactgttttggTTTAGTGGAAACTGATTTGAGTTGATAGCTAGGATATTATTCAGCaaataaacaagcaaaacaaaacatttaaagtgGGCACTGCCTGTCTGAGGTCATACTGTGTACTTTTCAGATGCCACTAGAATGTGAGTGTCCTGTGAACTTTGCCATCACTGCCACCAAATGGCGACTAAAGAGAGTGGCCAGGAAACGCAGTGCCTGCTCCTGACTGGGCTGTGGCTGGTGCTGAATGGTCCCAGTATTTCACAAAGGCATCCTGTGGTTCATACAATactgaaaataaataattaaaatttaagGGAGTGGTTGCACAAAATATGGTATGTCATGATTATGAATACTATAGCGCTCATTCATATCCAGCTAGGAAGTTATAATGCCATTTAATATTTTCTAGAAGATTGGACTTTATTTACAGACTTTTGAAAAGTTAGATTTGTACAAGACAACATAAAATGCGGTTATTGGGGCTATGCTCTGACTGCTGGTTTTCAGTTTCTATAGCCTGTTGGCAAGGAAGAAATTGTGGGCTGTCTTTGTGCTCTTCCCTCTTTATatctgtaaatatatatatatattgtttacaTAGATATGTTGTTAAtagatttcagagcttggaaaagttacttttttgaactacaactcccatcagccccagccagcatggtgctggctggggctgatgggagatgtagttcaaaaaagtaacttttccaagctctgatagattTGCTGATACTTTTCAACTGCATGCTGGTTGCTCCTGATTTTTATCTCTTCCCTCTTGCATTTCTACCTTTGTGATTATTTTCTGCACAAATGGTTGGATTATTTATTGCATTGAGTAGTGGGTTGCATTAAGAACTATTTGGAAAGTAAgatttccctcctcccctcaaGATACAGTATATTACCATATGTTGGGTCATGTTGCTAGTTTAACAATGGCTTACGTTgtccaaaaaaaaattaaaactggcCTTGAATCAAATGTGATAaagggcagtttttaaaaaaccaattaaataaataaatactgtacttCAAGCAAAAGGCAGACAAAGTGAGGTCACACATGTGGCCATACAGGAGAGGGCAGAGAAGTGGGAGGCAGGCCCATCTCCAGAGCCATGGAGCACCAGCCACTGGGAAATTCTCCTGCAGCCCAAACCTTATTGCAGTGAATGGCAACTGGCTCAACGCCCGTATGTGCACCTCTTTGCACAGGGGGGTTGCTGCGCTCTTAAAGATTCAGGGCACAGCTCCACAGCACAAATGTGTGTAACATTTGCAAATGCTAATTTACAAACTTtgggaaagggctatagctcaatggcagagtccCACGTTCTTCAAGTAGGGCTGAAAATGTCCCGTCTGAAAtagtggaaagctgctgccagtcagtgtagacgatagtGACCTAAATGGATCAAttatctggctcagtataaggcagtttcctgcacTCCAGTTTAATCCGGGCTTTTATTCAGAATCACGAGGGCTGAAATGTTGCTTTATTTTTCATGCaagagccatagctcactggAGGAGTTCTTGTTTTGCACACAGACAAGcctcgggttcaatccccaatggcatctacAGGTAAGGCTGGAGaagactcatagaatcatagaatagtagggttggaaggggtctataaggccatcaagtccaaccccgtgcACAATggagggatccaaatcaaagcatttctgacagatggctgtccagctgcctcttgaatgcccccagtgttggagatcccaccatctctctaggtcattggttccactgtcgtatgactctaacagctgagaagtttttcctgatgttcagtagaaatctggcttcctgcaacttgagcccattattctgtgtcctgcactctgggacaatggagaagactgtctgaaactctggagacctCCAGTCAGGCAGCAGATAACACGGGGcaggatggaccaatgatctggctcagtattTTCCCTTGTTCCTGTGGTAGGTCCCTGAGCACAttaagtgggtgggtggggtcaCATTGGCACTACCGTGCTTTGCAGCATGCCCAGCCACCCTGTACGGaaaaaactttcttttttaaaaaaattaaaagatacaAAAGAACAGGAGATCTGGAGCTCAGTGGAAAAGACCCAGGGTTGCCCACCCAGGCTACTCCCTAACTAGGCCCTTGAGCATGTGGGGAAGTTTCTGGTGGATTGGCCCTATTCCATTAAGTGGGAGAGTGGCTGATGCAATTTTGATGGTCTTCTGTGGAACTAAAACAACCACTTCAAAGCCACAAAATGTTTCTGCTATAATCAAACTGCTATCAAAAAATTCATCCAGAGGTTACATAAATGAGTTCATTCAAAAATCCAATGATGTTCATGAAATGCGAAGTTTTAGGCAAGGAAAATGCCCATGCAATAGATTGGTGGCATAtgatgcctccccccccctcaagAGTTCTCAGCCTTACAAAGTCAATTCTGcaatctcataagaacataagaacaagttcctgctggatcaagccagtggcccatctagttcagcatccagttctcacagtggccaaccagatggcccaatgggaagcccacatgcaggacctgagcgcaagtgcTCTCTCCCCTCCATGTGGTTTCCTGCaaatagtattcagaagcatcctaccTCCGACTGTGGGGGCAGAGAATGGCCACTGTGGCTAGGAGCCTCTGATATCCTTATACGCCAAGATGGGACAGATCTCATCTGAATATATcgacatttaaaaaaagaatgtgtgAAATATACTCACAAGTCTGTTCATTTTTCTTTCAGATAAGAGGAAGAAGCTGAGAAGCAAATGGAATAAAATTCCAGAGACCACGAACTTTTATATCTTGCCtgtaggtgtggggaacatttcaCAGAAATGTGCTGTGTGCTTGGGTGACTGTATATCTATGGGACCCGCCATGGTAAACGACATTATCTGGATTTTGGGCTGTGCAGATAACCATGCCTGATAGCCTGGAGTACATTAGTCAGCTGTGAAAAACTCCAAATTGGTCATTTTGCAAATATCAGTTAACCCTTGCTAGAATGCTTGTACTTTTAATACTTGTTTGTCTGCACATCTTAACAAGGATTACAGGTTGTTATAGGGAAATGGGGACCAGTCAGGAGATGCTTCTGGAATTCTCATCTAAATTTTACCAGGATTTTGGAGTTCTGAATTACTGAGCCCTGTTTCTGGAGAAGAACCAATGCATGGAGAATATCCTGTCACAAATGTTGTTCAGAGCACCGGGCACATGCAGTGTGCTGCAGCATCCATATGATTGTTAGTATTTCTCCCCACACCTCTAAATTACTATTGTGTATtacacaggaacagaggaagctgccttatagtgagtcagaccactggtgctcGTAGCTCAATATtggctgcactgactgacagcagctatccagagtttcaggcagcagGCTTCCCctgccctacatggagatgtcagggattgaacctgggtctcctgggaccttctgcgtgcaaagcaagtACAGTGctgctgagccacagcccttctccaCTGACAAAAACACAACAGAGCAAACTTACTGTGACTAggcagagtaagtcccattgagttcaatggagcataCTTAACTTTCTCCCACTCAgaagtgtataggattgcagccttcatgtgTGATTGCTGTACACACTGTTGTATCAAGATTTTGTTGTTACCAGTGGGTAGAAGTGCATGTGGATATCACAAAGCAACTGCACAAAAATCTACGATTCAAACATTTGCATGATTGCATcagcacacattttatttatttctttaaatatttttaacctACCCCCTATCCAAGAATTTCAGGGTGGGGTACACCAgtcattaaaatccaataaattcaACCACTGATAAGGACAGGAGTGGATAAACAATAAATATTCTTAAAACACAAATGACAGTCATTACAAATTAAGCAGTGAGATTGATGATTACTAAAAGCTTGACAAAATAACCAGGTTTTATGAAGAGAAGGTTGGCTCTGGGCAGATTTCAGAGAAGAGGGCATTGCACAAGTCATGATGATGGAGAAGACCCCTTCCCATTATATCACCACATAATGTGTAATACTCAAAGAGGAGCACTCAGGCAGGGCAGTAGGGGACAGGAGCGCCTGCAGCTGGTGaggtcccaagtcatttagggctttatgggCTATCACCCTCATTTTGAATTTGGCTCAGAAATGTATTGGCAGCCCATGCCATGCTTGAAGAAAACCAGCGTTGTATGCttctaactagggatggaaagatctgtcaattttggttctctccatttctaactTTTTCAGTCTtacatttagttctccacatttctgcagtaaactcttatttttttaaaaaaaatcctcatgaaaattctccagcattctagtgcaaattttgcctaataaatatatttttgcaggcagttttgagtaacatacacatttttgcaagctatttttcatcatataatgtatttttcatgttatttttactcatatattcaattttatgcacacttttcccaaatatatacatttttgtaaacattggttagcaaactgtattgcaaaatttgaataagtgtgcatttggaagaatagttgtgtttcagttctcatgttgtttcagcagTGCcagtttgatagattcggcttgaaatgtaaacTTAATTGATATTCTCACCCAACCCTAGTTCTAAGTCAGTACTCCAGTTAATATGGACACATCAGTTGGACAGAGTGGGGAACGATGCAAGTGAATTCAAATTCTCTTAGTTAAACCAGAATTTAGGAGGCATGAGGTTGTATtcgactaagtcctactcagagacccattgaaattaatgaacctcttagtcatatccattaatttcaatgggtcaactctctgagtaggactggcattgaatactacccatgGTCACAGAGTGAACTGTggcctgctcgtgggcttcccagaggtatctggttggccactagatGGACCACTTAATGCTGGACTAGGGAGGCTTGACTAGAGAgtcaacagggctcttcttacacgTGTACATTAACCAGAGAAACC
This genomic window contains:
- the GKN2 gene encoding gastrokine-2 produces the protein MHFYPLFVVSGILFHLLLSFFLLSERKMNRLAVVVAVLGLFWCPAFATYQTYSIPSINGGYVQQTVTIDNERQVANIHVYGGLCSSDTIFDYKHGYIATRLFSRRACFVMKMEKGYIPELEEIGRLAYEKQMMHQIMSPRNVWAKYEPSDSFFGEIREWLVFGSSIEKLCKSVPVYKAEKVESGVHAGGCAKAGIIGILGISICGNLNL